The Desulfoscipio gibsoniae DSM 7213 genome contains a region encoding:
- the mocA gene encoding molybdenum cofactor cytidylyltransferase encodes MIYAVILAAGISSRLGTPKQLLSYQGRPLVAHVVDTICRTGVEKVFVVLGHRAEEVRETLKEYDVNFVHNPDYASGQSTSLRAGLNALGDSAGAALFVLGDQPLLKPRTVNRIIEEYRLGGKGIVAPFYRGKRGNPVLFNKKYFPEIFALTGDTGARKIIEFNKNQLARVDVDDAGVVFDIDTWEDYSKLIKFEQGVGFIE; translated from the coding sequence TTGATTTATGCAGTGATACTGGCCGCAGGCATCTCATCCCGCCTGGGAACGCCTAAACAATTGCTGTCTTACCAGGGGCGGCCCCTTGTTGCTCACGTTGTCGATACAATATGCCGGACCGGTGTGGAAAAAGTGTTTGTGGTTTTGGGGCACAGGGCGGAAGAGGTTAGAGAAACACTAAAAGAATATGATGTTAATTTTGTACATAACCCGGATTATGCCAGTGGGCAGAGTACATCCCTGCGGGCCGGACTTAATGCTTTGGGGGATTCAGCCGGGGCGGCACTTTTTGTGCTGGGTGACCAGCCGCTTTTAAAGCCCCGGACAGTGAACCGGATTATTGAAGAATACAGGCTTGGTGGAAAGGGTATTGTGGCTCCATTTTACCGGGGCAAAAGGGGAAATCCTGTGTTGTTCAATAAAAAATATTTTCCGGAGATATTTGCTCTTACAGGCGATACCGGGGCCCGTAAAATTATTGAATTCAATAAAAATCAGTTGGCCAGGGTGGATGTTGATGATGCAGGGGTTGTTTTTGATATTGATACATGGGAGGATTATAGCAAGCTGATCAAGTTTGAACAGGGGGTTGGTTTTATTGAATAA
- the yqeC gene encoding selenium cofactor biosynthesis protein YqeC yields the protein MKLIDAFQIKKGDVIALVGGGGKTSAMFAIGNEALNIGYKVVLTTTTRIYVPAPASGVNVVLKPDELELLRGIEKKIKTCSMVVAGAGFTQENKVIGIDPDLIGQILQAGADLVLVEADGAARKPFKAPRQGEPVIPGLSTLVIPVVGVDCLYKPLVKEYIHRPEVVSRLLGVEEGEPVTPSMVAGILLHPLGYRKDVPRNSRWVPLINKVHSPEELKNAREVAFSLCKGGAGRVVISALNETVPVREVLVFDLCSDTGRRHLIPPGNA from the coding sequence ATGAAATTAATCGATGCTTTTCAAATAAAAAAAGGTGATGTCATAGCCCTGGTGGGCGGCGGGGGAAAAACCTCCGCTATGTTTGCTATTGGGAATGAGGCGCTAAATATAGGTTATAAAGTGGTTTTAACCACCACTACCCGTATTTATGTGCCAGCTCCGGCTTCAGGAGTTAATGTTGTGTTGAAACCGGACGAGTTGGAACTTCTTCGGGGAATTGAGAAAAAAATCAAAACCTGTTCCATGGTAGTGGCTGGTGCTGGTTTTACTCAAGAAAATAAAGTTATTGGCATAGACCCTGATTTAATTGGCCAAATACTACAGGCCGGGGCTGATTTAGTGCTAGTCGAGGCGGACGGGGCGGCCCGTAAACCATTTAAAGCACCCCGGCAAGGCGAACCTGTGATTCCAGGGCTGTCTACCCTGGTAATTCCTGTGGTGGGGGTTGATTGCCTGTATAAACCGCTCGTTAAGGAGTATATTCACCGCCCTGAGGTTGTTTCCCGGCTGTTGGGTGTTGAGGAGGGAGAGCCGGTTACTCCTTCTATGGTTGCAGGTATACTGCTGCACCCCCTGGGCTATCGTAAAGACGTCCCCCGAAATAGCCGCTGGGTCCCTCTTATTAATAAGGTGCATTCCCCGGAGGAATTGAAAAACGCTCGGGAAGTGGCGTTTTCACTGTGCAAGGGGGGTGCCGGGCGTGTAGTAATTAGCGCCCTCAATGAAACTGTTCCGGTCAGGGAGGTATTGGTATTTGATTTATGCAGTGATACTGGCCGCAGGCATCTCATCCCGCCTGGGAACGCCTAA
- a CDS encoding IclR family transcriptional regulator yields MSEKKSSSGYSAPILYKAFAIIEEISNAQSQLGISDIARKLNISKSTVHGVIQALIDLEVIRQDNYTKKFRLGPTLIHLGNKALAGVDLRMTVRPFMEELCEEFKETIFLGTFDEQRITIIEKVDSPADLKITAPVGTNIPLFSGATGKVFLAGLEDPVLKNILAARSIPQYTSNSITDPYQLLKEIDKARKLGYATDFEEYIQGVNGVCVPIPDMPGRNLAALWMVGFTQTFNADKMKKAITSLKKAVGNIQESLRN; encoded by the coding sequence ATGAGCGAAAAAAAATCAAGCAGCGGCTACAGTGCGCCAATATTATACAAGGCATTTGCCATAATCGAAGAAATTTCCAACGCCCAGTCCCAGCTGGGAATCAGTGACATTGCGCGCAAGTTAAATATATCAAAAAGCACAGTGCATGGTGTTATTCAAGCTTTAATAGACTTGGAAGTAATCAGACAGGATAATTATACCAAAAAATTCAGACTGGGGCCCACCCTTATTCATTTGGGAAACAAGGCCCTGGCAGGTGTGGATTTAAGGATGACAGTTCGACCATTTATGGAAGAACTTTGTGAAGAATTTAAAGAAACCATCTTTTTAGGGACCTTTGACGAACAAAGGATAACTATTATTGAAAAGGTAGACAGTCCAGCCGATTTGAAAATTACTGCCCCGGTTGGTACAAATATACCCCTGTTTTCCGGGGCTACGGGAAAAGTGTTCCTTGCGGGTCTTGAAGATCCTGTATTAAAAAACATACTGGCAGCAAGGTCAATTCCTCAATATACTTCCAACTCTATCACTGATCCTTATCAATTACTGAAAGAAATTGATAAAGCACGTAAATTGGGCTATGCAACTGATTTTGAGGAATATATACAGGGGGTTAATGGTGTATGTGTTCCCATTCCCGATATGCCTGGCCGGAATTTGGCAGCTTTATGGATGGTAGGCTTTACGCAAACTTTTAACGCTGATAAAATGAAGAAGGCAATAACGTCCCTAAAGAAAGCCGTTGGTAATATACAAGAATCACTGAGGAATTGA
- the hcrA gene encoding 4-hydroxybenzoyl-CoA reductase subunit alpha produces the protein MSDKYSVIGKSVPKMDGRVKVTGQAKYTGDLKFPNMLVGKILTSPHAHARIISIDTSEAEKLPGVKAVITHKDVPSLKYGISPARWDENIFCIDKVRFVGDKVAAIAAVDEETVYKALKLIKVEYEVLPAVFDPEEAIKEGAPQIHDEYPRNINTEIHQNFGDVEKAFAEAHHVRTDRFVGNRTYQCPIEPHSAISIWEGGKLTVYSSTQSPHYFQYYIAREFGLKMGDVRVIKTYVGGGFGGKLEPTGLEFCGAVLSKITGRPVKMFYDRHEMFAHNRGRHKQIMEITTGVDKNGKILGVHANFIMDGGAYTSLGIATAYYAGAMLTLTYDFVNYKFDMIRTYTNLPACGAQRGHGAPQPRYAFECHLDNVATDLGIDPIELRKVNARQPNTITPNEFKVNSCELAECISKAKEISGWQQKKGKLGKGRGIGIAVGSFVSGAGYPIYRTNLPHASAIIKVHEDGSAATLYTGATDIGQGSDTVLCQMAAEAMGFRYENMKIVAADTETTPHDFGAYASRQTLMSGSAVKQAGEEVKKQVLELAAEMMEVEVSDLDCRDSAIFVKSDSEITKPFGEVAREFFVRKGPLVGKGVYAPPKLGGKFKGAPVGTSPAYSFAAQISEVQIDEETGEIDVQEVWDVHDCGMVINPSLLHGQVHGALFMGMGESIWEQVLFDDQGKILNPNLGEYRMPTAMDMPKVTSALVESYEPAGPWGVKEVGEGATIPTMGCYANAIYDAMGIRVNSLPLTYEKVWRALKEKREKEKVSVGV, from the coding sequence GTGAGTGATAAATATTCCGTTATCGGCAAAAGTGTACCCAAAATGGATGGCCGGGTGAAAGTTACCGGCCAGGCTAAATACACCGGCGACCTTAAATTTCCCAACATGCTGGTGGGCAAAATTCTTACCAGCCCCCATGCCCATGCCAGGATAATCAGCATTGATACTTCGGAGGCCGAAAAACTGCCCGGTGTCAAGGCCGTTATTACCCATAAAGATGTGCCCAGCTTGAAATACGGTATCAGCCCGGCCCGCTGGGATGAAAATATATTTTGTATTGACAAGGTACGCTTTGTAGGGGATAAAGTAGCCGCCATAGCTGCCGTGGATGAGGAAACCGTTTATAAAGCCCTCAAACTGATTAAAGTTGAATACGAAGTTCTTCCTGCGGTTTTTGATCCCGAAGAGGCCATTAAGGAAGGGGCTCCTCAGATACACGATGAGTATCCCAGGAACATCAATACGGAAATCCACCAGAATTTCGGAGATGTGGAAAAAGCCTTCGCCGAGGCACACCATGTGCGCACAGACCGCTTCGTGGGCAACCGCACCTACCAGTGTCCTATTGAGCCTCACTCGGCCATATCCATTTGGGAGGGTGGGAAGCTTACCGTTTATTCCAGTACCCAGTCGCCCCACTATTTTCAGTATTACATTGCCCGTGAATTTGGTTTGAAAATGGGGGATGTACGGGTTATTAAGACATATGTAGGCGGTGGGTTTGGAGGAAAGCTGGAACCCACCGGATTGGAGTTCTGCGGAGCGGTATTGTCCAAAATCACCGGGCGCCCGGTTAAAATGTTTTACGACCGCCACGAAATGTTTGCTCATAACCGGGGCCGGCATAAGCAAATAATGGAAATTACCACCGGTGTGGATAAGAACGGTAAAATACTCGGGGTGCACGCTAACTTTATTATGGACGGCGGGGCCTATACCAGCCTTGGTATTGCCACAGCCTATTATGCCGGGGCGATGCTGACTCTTACCTATGATTTTGTTAACTACAAGTTTGATATGATCAGGACGTATACTAATTTACCCGCCTGTGGTGCCCAGCGGGGTCACGGGGCCCCACAGCCCAGGTATGCCTTTGAATGCCATCTGGATAATGTGGCAACGGACTTGGGGATAGATCCCATTGAGCTTCGTAAGGTAAACGCCCGCCAGCCCAATACCATCACACCCAATGAATTTAAGGTCAATTCCTGTGAACTTGCTGAGTGTATTAGTAAAGCCAAGGAAATTTCGGGTTGGCAACAGAAAAAAGGTAAACTTGGCAAAGGCAGGGGTATTGGTATCGCCGTGGGAAGCTTTGTCAGCGGTGCAGGTTACCCCATATACCGCACCAATCTTCCCCATGCCTCAGCGATAATAAAGGTGCATGAGGACGGCTCCGCAGCCACTTTATACACCGGGGCCACGGATATCGGGCAGGGTTCCGATACCGTACTATGCCAGATGGCTGCAGAAGCTATGGGCTTTAGATATGAAAATATGAAGATTGTCGCCGCTGATACGGAAACTACCCCCCATGATTTCGGCGCCTATGCCAGCAGGCAGACGCTCATGTCGGGATCTGCCGTAAAACAAGCCGGTGAAGAGGTTAAAAAGCAGGTGTTGGAACTGGCCGCGGAAATGATGGAAGTTGAGGTTAGCGATTTGGATTGCCGGGATAGCGCCATATTCGTGAAATCAGATTCTGAAATAACAAAGCCTTTTGGCGAGGTAGCCAGGGAGTTCTTTGTCCGTAAAGGACCGCTGGTGGGTAAAGGAGTTTATGCTCCACCTAAACTTGGAGGAAAATTTAAGGGGGCGCCGGTGGGCACTTCCCCGGCCTACAGTTTTGCAGCCCAGATAAGTGAAGTTCAAATTGATGAAGAAACTGGTGAAATTGATGTGCAAGAGGTGTGGGATGTTCATGACTGCGGCATGGTAATTAACCCATCCCTGCTGCACGGTCAGGTGCACGGGGCACTTTTCATGGGTATGGGCGAGTCCATTTGGGAGCAGGTTCTCTTTGATGATCAAGGGAAAATACTAAATCCCAACCTGGGTGAGTACCGGATGCCCACAGCCATGGATATGCCCAAGGTGACCTCTGCGCTGGTGGAAAGCTATGAACCCGCGGGTCCCTGGGGAGTTAAAGAGGTAGGTGAAGGAGCCACCATTCCCACTATGGGTTGCTATGCCAATGCTATCTATGATGCCATGGGTATCCGGGTAAATAGCTTGCCCCTTACCTATGAAAAAGTATGGCGTGCTCTGAAAGAAAAAAGGGAAAAGGAAAAGGTTTCAGTGGGGGTATAA
- a CDS encoding (2Fe-2S)-binding protein — protein sequence MQAIIDNNGVKRYLVTIQVNGDNYTRVVKANTLLVNFLREELDLTGTKKGCELGDCGSCTVLMDGKPVNSCIVLAVEADGREITTVEGLAQSEKLDKIQESFIENAAVQCGYCTPGMIMSAKALLTKNPHPTEEEIREAIAGNLCRCTGYVNIVKAILAAAGE from the coding sequence ATGCAGGCAATAATTGATAATAACGGAGTAAAAAGATATTTGGTTACCATTCAGGTTAACGGGGATAATTATACCCGGGTTGTCAAGGCGAACACCCTATTAGTTAATTTTTTAAGAGAAGAGCTCGATTTAACGGGAACTAAAAAAGGTTGTGAGCTGGGGGACTGCGGCTCTTGTACCGTTCTCATGGACGGCAAGCCCGTTAATTCCTGTATTGTCCTCGCGGTGGAAGCGGATGGCCGCGAAATTACCACTGTTGAGGGTTTGGCCCAAAGTGAAAAACTGGACAAAATACAGGAATCCTTTATCGAAAATGCAGCTGTGCAGTGCGGTTACTGCACACCGGGAATGATTATGTCAGCCAAGGCACTGCTTACTAAAAACCCCCATCCCACAGAAGAGGAAATCCGGGAGGCCATAGCCGGCAACCTCTGTCGCTGTACGGGATATGTGAATATTGTCAAAGCTATTCTGGCTGCCGCCGGTGAATAA
- a CDS encoding FAD binding domain-containing protein, translating to MFLPDFEYYMPASVQEACALLAEKGPTAKILSGGTDLLNKMKHGLVAPEVLISLKQLDQLTSIAYVPDKGVVIGARATHNDICNSLLLQEKYLSLCEAAHHMANNQIRNVGTIGGNIVNAVPSADLPPILMALGASITLVGRQGERVMALEDFFVGPGKTRIAQDEIVAEIVIPDQPLTGSTYIKFGLRRSGALAVVGVAVAVTMEGNVCKDARIALGAVGPVPMRAPKAEAMIIGKTVNEELLEEVGVCASTECKPISDIRGSEEYRRDMVRVFTKRALRKAIDEGHV from the coding sequence ATGTTTTTACCGGATTTCGAGTATTACATGCCCGCCAGCGTGCAGGAGGCCTGTGCCTTGCTGGCGGAAAAAGGTCCAACGGCCAAAATTCTTTCAGGGGGTACCGACCTCTTGAATAAAATGAAGCATGGCCTGGTAGCTCCTGAAGTCCTTATTTCGCTCAAGCAACTTGACCAGCTAACTAGTATAGCATACGTACCGGACAAAGGCGTGGTAATAGGAGCCAGGGCCACACACAATGACATCTGCAATTCATTGTTGCTCCAGGAAAAATATCTTTCTTTGTGTGAGGCTGCCCATCATATGGCGAATAATCAGATAAGAAACGTAGGTACCATAGGCGGTAATATAGTAAACGCCGTGCCGTCTGCTGACCTACCGCCCATATTGATGGCACTTGGTGCTTCAATCACCCTGGTGGGGAGACAGGGTGAAAGGGTAATGGCACTGGAAGATTTCTTTGTGGGTCCCGGTAAAACCCGGATAGCTCAGGATGAGATAGTTGCGGAAATAGTAATTCCCGACCAGCCCTTAACAGGCAGCACCTATATAAAATTCGGCCTGCGCCGTTCGGGTGCCCTGGCGGTGGTGGGAGTAGCGGTGGCGGTTACCATGGAGGGCAATGTATGCAAGGATGCCAGGATTGCTCTCGGCGCCGTGGGCCCGGTTCCCATGAGAGCCCCAAAAGCTGAGGCTATGATCATAGGGAAAACAGTCAATGAGGAATTGTTGGAAGAAGTGGGTGTGTGCGCATCCACAGAATGTAAGCCTATTTCGGATATCCGCGGCTCTGAAGAGTACCGGAGGGATATGGTCAGAGTATTTACCAAACGTGCCCTCCGTAAAGCCATAGATGAAGGTCATGTGTAG
- a CDS encoding AAA family ATPase → MIKQNDILKKIVHTEDYLNSFFLERETLISLLLLTIFSKQNMFILGKPGVAKTELVNQASLMIKNARIFRYLLTKYTTPEEIFGSISLGKLKEDRFYRKIDNKLADVEIGFIDEIFKGNSSILNSLLMIANEKIFINDNEVVNVPLISLFGASNEIPDDEEMEELQALYDRFTIKYIAEPIKDFRNFSRLLLSGDKPAPVADSMLLDLDELSIIYDESQNITPDQDILNLIYKIREYCYENNHYVSDRKFRNTVKVLKVCAYVNGRSSIIAEDLFIMPYMIWEKPEDFLTIKQDVQNILFDHIFNSILSKISIRVSDSFAKFLDDLILSSNNNYNEYTKCYSYLKPKQKEDLIIQYQLIREYLYKISRIVEHLEAEILSYEAKQYLRVNRLIHQQINLTINNKLAEFVSYKNKLDGLNEKIQSTLHEGD, encoded by the coding sequence TTGATAAAACAAAACGATATTTTAAAGAAAATAGTTCACACGGAGGATTACCTGAATAGTTTTTTTCTGGAAAGAGAAACTTTGATCTCTTTACTGCTATTAACTATATTTTCCAAGCAAAACATGTTTATTTTAGGCAAGCCGGGTGTGGCTAAAACAGAACTAGTTAACCAGGCCTCTTTAATGATTAAAAATGCCAGAATTTTTAGATACCTCCTCACAAAATACACCACCCCGGAAGAAATTTTCGGTTCAATATCTCTTGGCAAGCTGAAAGAGGATCGCTTTTATAGAAAAATTGATAACAAATTAGCTGACGTAGAAATTGGCTTTATCGACGAAATTTTCAAAGGAAACAGCTCTATACTGAACAGCCTGCTAATGATTGCCAATGAAAAGATTTTTATTAACGATAACGAGGTAGTTAATGTACCCCTGATATCCCTGTTCGGAGCCTCCAATGAAATCCCGGACGATGAAGAAATGGAAGAATTGCAAGCCTTGTACGACCGGTTTACAATAAAATACATCGCCGAGCCCATTAAAGATTTTAGAAACTTTTCCAGGCTTCTTTTATCCGGTGATAAGCCGGCACCGGTTGCTGACAGTATGCTTCTGGATCTAGATGAATTATCGATTATATACGATGAATCACAAAACATTACACCCGACCAGGATATCTTAAACTTGATATATAAAATAAGGGAATATTGTTATGAAAATAATCATTATGTATCCGATAGAAAATTTAGGAATACCGTAAAAGTACTAAAAGTTTGTGCTTATGTTAACGGTAGGTCAAGTATTATCGCCGAAGATTTATTTATAATGCCGTATATGATTTGGGAAAAGCCAGAGGACTTTTTAACCATTAAACAGGATGTACAGAATATCTTATTTGATCATATCTTCAATAGCATCCTCTCAAAAATATCCATTAGAGTTTCTGATTCCTTTGCCAAGTTTTTGGATGACTTAATTTTATCTTCAAATAATAATTACAATGAATATACTAAGTGCTACAGCTATTTAAAACCAAAACAAAAAGAAGACTTAATTATTCAATACCAACTAATAAGAGAATATTTATATAAAATAAGTAGAATTGTTGAGCATTTGGAGGCAGAGATACTATCTTATGAAGCAAAACAGTATCTTAGAGTTAACCGTTTAATTCACCAGCAAATTAACCTGACTATCAACAACAAATTAGCGGAATTTGTTAGCTATAAAAATAAACTTGATGGATTAAATGAAAAAATTCAGTCTACACTGCACGAGGGAGACTGA